A genomic window from Silene latifolia isolate original U9 population chromosome 11, ASM4854445v1, whole genome shotgun sequence includes:
- the LOC141611500 gene encoding acyltransferase GLAUCE-like translates to METNVIVIDKDVETDEIVTLISPKDLVPPEIIFLSNIDQAVTFPVETLYFFQVEEDKKAPTNDIAEKVKKATCELLIPYYFMAGRLKFNGDLHKLELVCNNVGIPFVSASSKLMLSDLGDLSLPNPTFGYFIHRPNVYGKLDERPLLTIKVTRFKCGGFSVGFLTSHAILDGKAACEMFLNLVSICKGEGLKFPVICNNRTSIKARNPPTIKYPHNEYIMLPKISSLATAFTTSYESAPSPLIFANKYSHKLFKFNLQMITLLKDKSKIKCSTFEAIIAHIWKQRTKAVFDKSDDLSTVLFAVDIRSIISPPLPNGFVGNAVVTAFATSKVNDLLENPISFGVRLIKEAKERITEDYIRSVIDWLEIYKGIPATTNGNFYVSAWCKLPFGDLDFGYGRPIHMGPVLSGSDEFVLLLSEGNANQNRNVGINIWMGLEKEKMKKFITYVFDI, encoded by the exons ATGGAGaccaatgttatagtaattgACAAAGATGTAGAAACGGATGAGATAGTTACGTTAATATCTCCAAAAGATTTAGTCCCTCCTGAAATTATATTTTTGTCAAATATTGACCAAGCAGTAACTTTTCCTGTTGAAACCCTTTATTTTTTTCAAGTTGAAGAAGACAAAAAAGCACCTACAAATGATATTGCTGAGAAAGTGAAGAAAGCAACATGTGAACTTCTTATCCCTTACTATTTTATGGCGGGTAGACTAAAATTTAATGGTGATTTGCATAAATTAGAGCTTGTTTGTAATAATGTTGGAATTCCTTTTGTTAGCGCGAGCTCAAAGCTCATGTTAAGTGACTTAGGAGATCTTTCTCTTCCTAACCCTACATTTGGTTACTTCATCCATCGTCCGAACGTATACGGGAAATTAGATGAAAGACCGCTTTTAACAATCAAA GTTACAAGATTCAAGTGTGGAGGATTTTCAGTTGGGTTTTTAACAAGCCACGCAATTTTGGACGGCAAAGCTGCTTGTGAAATGTTTTTGAATCTCGTGTCAATATGCAAGGGTGAAGGCTTGAAATTTCCAGTAATATGCAATAATAGGACATCAATCAAAGCCAGAAATCCTCCTACAATCAAATACCCTCATAATGAATATATAATGTTACCAAAAATATCTTCTCTTGCAACTGCCTTTACTACCTCTTATGAATCAGCACCATCTCCATTGATCTTTGCAAACAAATACTCTCATAAACTCTTTAAATTTAATCTTCAAATGATAACTCTACTTAAAGATAAATCAAAGATAAAATGCTCAACTTTTGAGGCTATCATTGCACATATATGgaagcaaagaacaaaggcagTTTTCGACAAATCTGATGACTTGTCAACTGTTTTATTTGCAGTAGACATACGATCAATAATTTCACCACCTTTACCAAACGGATTTGTCGGAAATGCCGTAGTTACAGCTTTTGCCACTTCAAAAGTCAACGACTTACTAGAAAACCCAATATCATTTGGTGTAAGGTTGATCAAAGAAGCTAAAGAAAGAATAACAGAAGACTATATACGGTCGGTGATTGATTGGTTGGAAATTTATAAGGGTATTCCAGCAACAACCAATGGTAATTTCTACGTATCGGCATGGTGTAAACTTCCATTTGGTGACCTTGATTTCGGGTATGGACGACCGATACATATGGGACCAGTTCTAAGTGGAAGCGATGAGTTTGTGTTGTTACTTTCTGAAGGGAATGCAAATCAAAATAGGAACGTAGGTATAAATATATGGATGGGTCTTGAAAAGGAAAAAATGAAGAAGTTTATAACTTACGTGTTCGATATATAA